In Palaemon carinicauda isolate YSFRI2023 chromosome 41, ASM3689809v2, whole genome shotgun sequence, the following are encoded in one genomic region:
- the LOC137632236 gene encoding uncharacterized protein → MDPFSISDFSSKPSVHYLRIHRMRKDDWLAIAVNYDISVRKVWRKSQIKNFVINALVEGETLPEEAYDLLDEEGSQLALKQLELQYAREKEERDRHERREREELERKERREREERERERDELERKDRIEREEREHRYQLELLEKKRTIKDNVSQGDESEQVIDVVKASKMIQLFDEADPDEFFMLFERLALNLKWPKRLWPVILQPSLKGKARTVFLSLTSSESNDYDFTKDSILKAYELTAEYYRLKFRRCKKFDSHSYIEYSHNLVKLHDKWYTAASVTTLDEYRELILLEQFIRGVPIDVQRYLFEREVTTLQRAAVLAENYSLIRPHQHSQRQSKKSPGNVSEEKKSSGSFSKSLSEVRCYKCNQLGHMKARCPSNYKEGKSESSGSNMAIREVQQEIPVSHCDRLDNEFAPFKFDGVVSVSDDLGRSVPVRIVRDTCSSNSLIVKGKVPGLEKTFTSDRLVVRSLGGLVTVPLCRLYLHCGLLARYVTVGVVDELPIRGVDFLMGNDLAGGKVVPSPIVVDTPLEVSPVEDPVLYPSCVVQRSRSLAVVEVPRERGTDVTKDVNVSTTSGTLGKDDVGTVDVDINIDSLFQTDSFGGNVKEKESVLETKFGLKTDNVVLVNTVNSIENEINSSNVFDYSDNLFDMKCSDIIKAQQEDLSLQSIYSEVVAEDQINTEPVCYYLRNGLLMRKFRTLHTPASSTWEIKNQIVIPASLRQKVLHMAHNVSSSHLGIRKTLSAVLQLFYWPGIRKSVTEYCKSCAVCQLVGKPNQIIKPAPLQPIPVLPEPFDKVILDCGPLPKSKKQNKYMITMMCSSIRYPDAYPLRNISSKTLIPVLIKFFTQYGIPKIIQTDRGSNFTSDLFRQVMAAMNIKHTLSSVYHPESQGALERFHQTLKDALTKYCREHQTDWDEGLPFVLYAIRNTRQESLGYSPAELLYGRKVRGPLEILYDMWSDQTKEVTLGDYAKNLQGKLESSRKFAHDNLSIAQDKMKLNFDNKAKTRSFRPGESVLMLVPIRKTFENRYEGPYTVMSRNKDNYVISTPGKRKSEKMVHINLLKKFETQCDNVSLICKSTVEDNVKLSEIDFPDRSKCIPLNNTLALNNIDCKLNHLSSQQASDLKKLLELFPDICGDVPTQTSLVDYQLELKPGTEPQKSAPYRVSPQKRAILKKETDFLLQHGFAEPSISPWASPCVLVEKPDGFYRLCTDFRRLNEVTVSDSYPLPRVDDLIDQILGWNIFLC, encoded by the exons ATGGATCCTTTCAGCATTAGTGATTTTTCCAGTAAACCAAGTGTGCATTATTTGCGTATTCATCGTATGAGAAAGGATGACTGGTTGGCTATAGCAGTGAATTATGACATTTCTGTTAGAAAGGTGTGGAGAAAATCTCAGATTAAGAATTTTGTTATAAATGCTTTGGTTGAGGGGGAGACTTTGCCAGAGGAAGCTTATGATTTATTAGATGAAGAGGGATCCCAGTTAGCTCTCAAACAGTTAGAATTGCAGTATGCTcgtgaaaaagaggagagagatagacatgagaggagagagcgtgaggagttggagaggaaagagaggagagagcgagaggaaagagagagagagcgtgatgagttagagaggaaggataggATAGAACGAGAGGAAAGAGAGCACAGATATCAATTAGAGCTGTTGGAGAAAAAGAGAACGATAAAAGATAACGTGAGCCAAGGTGATGAAAGTGAACAGGTAATTGATGTTGTTAAGGCTTCTAAAATgattcagttgtttgatgaagcGGATCCAGATGAGTTCTTTATGCTTTTTGAAAGACTTGCGCTTAATTTGAAGTGGCCTAAGCGTTTATGGCCCGTAATCTTGCAGCCGTCATTAAAGGGTAAAGCTAGAACAGTTTTCTTGTCGTTAACATCTAGTGAGAGTAATGATTACGACTTTACTAAAGATAGTATCCTGAAAGCTTATGAGCTTACGGCTGAGTATTATCGTCTCAAGTTTCGAAGATGTAAGAAGTTTGATTcgcattcatatattgaatattcacATAATCTTGTTAAATTACACGATAAATGGTATACAGCAGCAAGTGTCACTACCTTAGATGAATATAGGGAGCTCATTTTACTTGAACAGTTCATTAGAGGTGTTCCTATTGATGTTCAGAGATACTTATTTGAGCGTGAGGTTACAACTTTACAAAGAGCAGCTGTGTTAGCTGAGAATTACAGTTTAATTAGACCACATCAACATAGTCAAAGACAATCCAAGAAATCTCCAGGTAATGTATCAGAGGAGAAGAAATCCTCTGGCTCATTCAGTAAAAGTCTGTCTGAGGTTAGGTGTTACAAGTGTAACCAGCTTGGTCACATGAAGGCAAGATGTCCTAGTAATTATAAGGAGGGGAAGAGCGAGTCTTCGGGATCAAATATGGCAATTAGGGAGGTCCAGCAGGAAATTCCTGTTTCTCATTGTGATAGGTTAGATAATGAGTTTGCTCCTTTCAAGTTTGATGGGGTGGTGTCAGTGTCAGATGACCTAGGTAGAAGTGTGCCTGTTAGGATAGTACGGGACACTTGTTCTTCTAATAGTCTAATTGTAAAAGGAAAGGTTCCTGGATTGGAAAAGACTTTTACATCCGATAGACTGGTTGTTAGAAGTTTGGGTGGACTGGTAACAGTTCCTTTGTGTAGGTTATATCTGCATTGTGGTTTATTAGCTCGTTATGTCACAGTTGGGGTGGTGGATGAATTGCCCATTCGAGGTGTTGATTTTCTTATGGGGAACGACTTGGCAGGAGGGAAGGTTGTACCTAGTCCCATAGTTGTTGACACTCCATTAGAGGTAAGCCCCGTGGAAGATCCAGTATTGTATCCTTCTTGTGTTGTACAGCGTAGCAGAAGTCTGGCTGTGGTAGAAGTCCCACGAGAGCGTGGAACAGATGTGACCAAGGACGTCAATGTAAGCACTACGTCAGGTACTTTAGGAAAAGATGATGTTGGTACAGTTGAcgtagatatcaatattgatagtttattccaaactgatagttttggaggtaatgtaaaagagaaagaaagtgtgCTAGAAACTAAGTTTGGTTTGAAGACTGATAACGTAGTATTGGTAAATACTGTAAActcaattgaaaatgaaattaattcaagtaatgtttttgattactctgataatctttttgatatgaaatgTTCTGACATTATAAAAGCTCAACAGGAAGATTTGTCCTTGCAGTCTATTTACAGTGAAGTTGTTGCAGAAGACCAGATCAATACGGAGCCAGTATGTTATTACCTGAGGAATGGACTACTGATGAGGAAGTTCAGAACTTTGCATACTCCGGCAAGTTCAACTTGGGAAATCAAGAATCAGATTGTCATTCCAGCGAGCCTAAGGCAAAAAGTATTACACATGGCACATAATGTATCTTCTTCAcacttaggaataaggaagactttgagtgcagttcttcaactcttttactggcctggtataaggaaaagtgtcacagagtactgtaagtcttgtgcagtatgtcagctggttggtaagccgaatcagattataaaacctgcccctttacaacctatccctgttttacctgagccttttgacaaagtcatattagattgtggtcctttacccaaaagtaagaagcagaataaatatatgattacaatgatgtgcagttccattcgttatcctgatgcctatccacttaggaacataagttctaagacactgatcccagttttaatcaaatttttcactcagtatggtatccccaagattatccagactgatagaggaagtaactttacctctgatttatttagacaggttatggcagctatgaacattaaacatactttgtcctcggtataccatccagagagtcaaggAGCCCTGGAACGGTTCCATCAGACGTTGAAGGATGCCCTTACAAAGTACTGTCGGGAACATCAGACAGACTGGGATGAAGGATTACCATTCGTGTTGTATGCCATCCGCAACACTCGACAAGAAAGTCTTGGATATTCTCCAGCCGAGTTGTTATATGGAAGGAAAGTGAGAGGTCCTTTGGAGATACTCTATGACATGTGGTCAGATCAGACGAAAGAGGTAACATTAGGAGATTATGCTAAGAACTTACAAGGTAAGCTAGAGAGCTCTCGTAAATTTGCACATGACAATTTAAGCATAGCTCAAgataagatgaaattaaattttgataataaggctaagacacgaagttttaggccaggtgaatctgttttaatgctagtacccataaggaaaacatttgaaaatagatatgaaggtcCTTATACAGTGATGAGCAGAAACAAGGATAATTATGTCATCTCTACTCCgggaaagagaaaaagcgagaAGATGGTGCATATAAACCTACTAAAAAAGTTTGAGACCCAATGTGACAATGTCAGCTTGATTTGCAAGTCAACTGTGGAAGATAATGTGAAGCTTAGTGAAATAGATTTTCCAGATCGAAGTAAATGCATACCTCTAAATAATACACTTGCATTAAATAACATTGACTGTAAACTTAATCATCTCTCATCTCAACAGGCTAGTGACTTGAAAAAGTTATTGGAACTTTTTCCAGACATCTGTGGAGATGTGCCTACCCAGACATCATTGGTAGATTATCAGCTAGAGCTTAAACCAGGTACAGAACCTCAGAAGAGTGCCCCATATAGAGTTTCCCCTCAAAAGAGAGCCATACTAAAGAAGGAAACTGACTTTTTGCTACAACATGGTTTTGCGGAGCCAAGTATTAGTCCTTGGGCATCACCATGTGTTTTAGTCGAAAAACCAGATGGCTTCTATAGACTCTGCACTGACTTTAGAAGACTAAATGAGGTAACTGTTTCGGATTCTTATCCATTACCAAGGGTGGATGACCTCATAGATCAG ATACTTGGCTGGAACATCTTTCTATGCTGA